The nucleotide sequence CCGCAAGTTTGGCGAGGTTACCGACGAATACATGGCGCCCATGGGTTATGTGATTGCCCTGAGCCTGGGCAAAGCCGTCGAGGCCGCCAACTCCGCCGACAAGGATCGCATCGCTGCCGAGCTGGCCAAGGTGCAGATGAGCACCCCCTTCGGCCCCCTCTCCTTCAAACCCTCGGATACCGGCAGAACCCGCTTCCAGGGCTTCAACCAGAGCATCTGGCTACAGTTCCAGTACCTGGAAGGCTCGCGTCGTCCGGTCTTCCCGGCCAGTCGGGCTGCCCGTCCGCTACGGTTCCCGGGGAACTACTGATGGCTTATAGCTGATAGCTAATGGCTTATAGCCAAACAGCCCCTTTGCTATCAGCTATTGGCCATCGGCTATCGGCAGAAATTATGGACTTACTGCTACAAACCCTTATCAACGGCATCCTGGCCGCCGGCATCTATGCGCTGGTGGCCAGTGGGCTGGCCCTGGCGGTGGGCGTGGTGGGTATTGTGAACTTTGCCCACGGCGAGTTCTCCATGATCGGGGCTTTTGTGTCGTACCTGCTCTTTGTGTGGGCGGGCATTGACCCCCTGATCTCGCTGGGGCTGGCTGCCCTGGTGCTGTTTCTGGTTGGGGCCATCACCTACTATGGCCTGATCCGGCCTGTGCTGGCCGCACCGGAGCTCAACCAGATGTTGCTGACTTTTGGCATCTCCGTAGCCCTCCAGAATATCGCCTTGCTGCTGTTCGGCGCGGATACTCGAGTGGTCTCCACCAGTTATCAAGGCGCGACCATTGCCCTGGGCGGCATTTCCTTTGGTGTGCCGCCCTTTGCCGCTTTCGTGCTCTCGGTGGGCCTGCTGGGTGCGCTCTACTGGTTCCTGGGCAAAACCCGACTGGGCTTTGCGGTGCGTGCGGTGGCCCAGAACCGCCTGGCGCCGGGTTTGCTGGGCATCGAGACCCAGCAGATTTACCTGCTGGCCTTTGGCCTTTCCGCCGCGCTAGCCGGGATTGCCGGGGTAATGCTCTCGGTGATGCTGTACGCCTCCCCCACTGTGGGCTTTGCCTATACCCTCAAAGCCTTTGCCATCATCGTGATGGCCGGTCTGGGCAACCTGCGGGGCGTGGTTCCAGCCGCCATCATCCTGGCCCTGGCCGAGGCTTTTGTGAGCACATACGTACCGGGTGGGGGCGGCTGGGTGGAGGCGGTGTTCTTTTTGGTCATCTTTCTGGCCCTGACCTGGCGTAGCTGGAGGCTGTCATGATGCTGGCGGCGGTATTGCTGCTCCTGGCGCTGGTGTTGCCGGGGCTGCCCCTGGGCCAGTGGCGGGCCTTCGCGCTGGACACAGCGCAATTCGCGTTCTTGATCAGCGGCCTGGCGCTGGCCTGGGATCTGCTGGCCCGCACGGGACAACTTTCGCTGGCCCACGGGGCTTTTTTTGGGCTGGGGGCCTACGCAGCCGCCCTGAGCGCCCCTGCGCTGGGAACCGTGCCCGCGCTTCTGGTGGGGGGGGCGGTAGCGGCGCTCTTTAGCCTGCTGCTGGGGCTCGCGACCTTGCGGCTGCACGGCATGTACTTCGCCATCGCCACCCTGGCCTTCAGCGAGGTGATGCGCACACTGGTGCTCAAAGCACAGTTCACCGGCGGCTCGATTGGCCTGCCGGTACAGCCTGCTTTTGGGGGGGCCTACCCGCTGGGAGGCTACTACCTGGCGGTGGCCGTGCTGGTCATCTGCACCGTGACCAGCCTGCTCCTGAGCAGGAGCCGCCTTCACTACGCCATGGCGGCCACCCGGCAAGGGGAAGCGGTGGCCAGGGTGCTGGGGGTGCCGGTGGTGCGGGTCAAGCTGGTGACGTTCATGATCTCGGCCTTCCTGGCCGGGCTCGCGGGCGGGGTGTACGCCATGAAGACCCTGTTTCTCTCGCCCTACGATGCCTTCGGCCTGGGCCGGGCCGTCGAGGCCCTGGTGATTCCGATTTTTGGGGGGCTTTATACCACCACCGGGCCGCTCCTGGGGGGCTTGATTATTGTGAGCCTCGAGACCTGGCTGCGCCTGCGCATCGGTGAGGGCTACCTGGTGGTGTACGGGGTGGTGCTGGTACTCACCATCCTGTTCCTCCCCAAGGGTTTGATGAGCCTGTTTGCCCGCCGCAAAGGAGCCCGCCATGCTTAGGGTTGCCGGCTTGAGCAAACGCTTTGGCGGGGTGGTGGCGGCCCGGGAGGTGACCCTCGAGGTTCGCAGCGGCGAAATCCTGGCGGTGATCGGCCCCAACGGCGCCGGCAAGAGCACCCTGCTCAACCTGCTGTCGGGCCTTATCCGCCCCGATGCCGGGCAGATCGAGTTTCTGGGCGAGGACATCACCCACGCCCCGCCCGAAGTACGGGCCTGGAAGGGGCTGGGGCGGGCCTTTCAAATTGTGCAGCCCTTCCCCGAGATGACCGTGCGGGAGAACCTGATGGTAGGCGCCCTCTACGGCAAGCCCGGCACCTCCCTCAAGACCGCCCGGCAAGTGGTTGAGCAGGTCATCGAGCTGACCGACCTGACCGGCAAAGCCGACACCGAAGCGGGGGAGCTGACCCTGCTCGAGGACAAGCGCCTCGAGCTCGCCCGTGCGCTGTGCACCCAGCCCAGGCTGCTGCTCCTGGATGAGGTGATGGCCGGCCTGCGCCCGGCAGAGGCCATGGAGGCGGTGGAGCTTGTTAAGCGCACCCGGGCCAGCGGGGTCACGGTTTTGTTCATTGAGCACCTGATGCCGGTGGTACGGGCGCTGGCCGACCGGGTGGTGGTGATGGACTACGGCCAGGTGATTGCCGAGGGTCGCTACGAGGAGGTCGCGGCGAATGCCAGGGTGCGTGAAGCCTATCTGGGGAGGAGTGCATGAGCAGGGTCGAGGGTCACGCGCTAAAGCGAGAAGCATGCGCTGAAGCGAGGGGTGAGCGCCAGGCTTTGCCAAAGCGCACGTCGGCGGTATCAGGGAGGCCATCGTGAAGCTCACCGTGACCGACCTGACTGCAGGCTATGCCAAGGCACAGGTCTTGTTCGGGCTGGGCCTCGAGGTAGCCGAGGGCGAACTCGTAGCCCTGCTGGGCGCCAACGGCGCGGGCAAAACCACCGCTCTACGTACCATTTCCGGCCTTCTCAAGCCCTGGTCGGGAAGCGTTGCCCTGGATGGGCAGAGCTTGCTGGGGGTTTCAGCGGCCAGACGGGCCCGCCTGGGCCTGGGGCACGTGCCGGAGGGCCGCCAGCTTTTTTCGCTAATGAGCGTGGAGGAAAACCTCCTGCTGGGGGCTGCCTTCCTGGCCTGGCCCAGCAAATCTGACCAGCTGGAGCGCATTTACGCCCTTTTTCCCCGTCTGGCCGAGCGCCGCGGGCAGATGGCCGGTACGCTCTCGGGGGGCGAGCAGCAGATGCTGGCCATCGGACGCGCCTTGATGGGCAAACCGCGCATCCTGATGGTGGACGAACCCAGCCTGGGCCTCTCCCCCAAACTGGCCGAGGAGGTGCTCAGCACCCTGTCACAGGTGAAAAAGGAGGGGGTGGGTGTACTTCTGGTGGAGCAAAACGTGGCTTTGAGCCTCGAGGTAGCCGACCGGGGCTATGTGGTGGAACACGGCAGGGTGGTCTTGCAGGGCAGCGCCCAGGAGCTTGCGAGCAACGAAGGCGTGCAAAAAGCCTACCTGGCTTTGTGAGCATGT is from Meiothermus sp. CFH 77666 and encodes:
- a CDS encoding branched-chain amino acid ABC transporter permease yields the protein MMLAAVLLLLALVLPGLPLGQWRAFALDTAQFAFLISGLALAWDLLARTGQLSLAHGAFFGLGAYAAALSAPALGTVPALLVGGAVAALFSLLLGLATLRLHGMYFAIATLAFSEVMRTLVLKAQFTGGSIGLPVQPAFGGAYPLGGYYLAVAVLVICTVTSLLLSRSRLHYAMAATRQGEAVARVLGVPVVRVKLVTFMISAFLAGLAGGVYAMKTLFLSPYDAFGLGRAVEALVIPIFGGLYTTTGPLLGGLIIVSLETWLRLRIGEGYLVVYGVVLVLTILFLPKGLMSLFARRKGARHA
- a CDS encoding ABC transporter ATP-binding protein, with the translated sequence MLRVAGLSKRFGGVVAAREVTLEVRSGEILAVIGPNGAGKSTLLNLLSGLIRPDAGQIEFLGEDITHAPPEVRAWKGLGRAFQIVQPFPEMTVRENLMVGALYGKPGTSLKTARQVVEQVIELTDLTGKADTEAGELTLLEDKRLELARALCTQPRLLLLDEVMAGLRPAEAMEAVELVKRTRASGVTVLFIEHLMPVVRALADRVVVMDYGQVIAEGRYEEVAANARVREAYLGRSA
- a CDS encoding ABC transporter ATP-binding protein: MKLTVTDLTAGYAKAQVLFGLGLEVAEGELVALLGANGAGKTTALRTISGLLKPWSGSVALDGQSLLGVSAARRARLGLGHVPEGRQLFSLMSVEENLLLGAAFLAWPSKSDQLERIYALFPRLAERRGQMAGTLSGGEQQMLAIGRALMGKPRILMVDEPSLGLSPKLAEEVLSTLSQVKKEGVGVLLVEQNVALSLEVADRGYVVEHGRVVLQGSAQELASNEGVQKAYLAL
- a CDS encoding branched-chain amino acid ABC transporter permease — its product is MDLLLQTLINGILAAGIYALVASGLALAVGVVGIVNFAHGEFSMIGAFVSYLLFVWAGIDPLISLGLAALVLFLVGAITYYGLIRPVLAAPELNQMLLTFGISVALQNIALLLFGADTRVVSTSYQGATIALGGISFGVPPFAAFVLSVGLLGALYWFLGKTRLGFAVRAVAQNRLAPGLLGIETQQIYLLAFGLSAALAGIAGVMLSVMLYASPTVGFAYTLKAFAIIVMAGLGNLRGVVPAAIILALAEAFVSTYVPGGGGWVEAVFFLVIFLALTWRSWRLS